One stretch of Oryzias latipes chromosome 7, ASM223467v1 DNA includes these proteins:
- the LOC111947646 gene encoding L-rhamnose-binding lectin SML-like isoform X2 produces the protein MMFPLPCFTEENGVIRVQSALYGRKNNKTCSEGRPPREFSNTGCSQNGTGDFVKNRCNGKKVCEISTNDVISPDPCYGTYKYLQTNFTCVPAIHLIACYQSYANLNCDKGRVISVLGAYFGRDNKAVCYASRPPSQVENVYCSNSTQIVAKSCNGRNSCTIKASGSVFGDPCFGTFKYLELSYVCK, from the exons atgatgtttccactccCATGCTTTACAGAAG AGAATGGAGTGATCAGGGTGCAGTCTGCCCTGTATGGacgtaaaaacaacaaaacctgcAGTGAAGGCAGGCCTCCAAGGGAATTCAGCAACACAGGATGCTCTCAAAATGGAACTGgggattttgtcaaaaacag gtGCAACGGAAAGAAGGTGTGTGAGATCAGCACAAACGATGTGATTTCTCCTGATCCCTGCTATGGAACTTACAAATATCTACAGACTAACTTCACCTGTGTGCCTGCAA TTCACCTCATTGCATGCTACCAGTCTTATGCAAATCTGAATTGCG ataaAGGACGGGTCATATCTGTCCTTGGTGCCTACTTTGGACGTGATAACAAGGCCGTCTGCTATGCCAGCCGACCTCCCTCCCAGGTTGAAAATGTCTACTGCTCCAACTCCACCCAGATAGTCGCTAAAAG TTGTAATGGGAGAAACAGCTGCACCATCAAAGCAAGCGGCTCTGTGTTTGGAGATCCCTGTTTTGGAACATTTAAGTACCTGGAGTTGTCttatgtttgtaaat aa
- the LOC111947646 gene encoding L-rhamnose-binding lectin SML-like isoform X1, with protein sequence MLLFRLSTTMLLAAVCLFVVSGVSTDTVTTCVDSNIPHRLECENGVIRVQSALYGRKNNKTCSEGRPPREFSNTGCSQNGTGDFVKNRCNGKKVCEISTNDVISPDPCYGTYKYLQTNFTCVPAIHLIACYQSYANLNCDKGRVISVLGAYFGRDNKAVCYASRPPSQVENVYCSNSTQIVAKSCNGRNSCTIKASGSVFGDPCFGTFKYLELSYVCK encoded by the exons ATGCTGCTCTTCAGACTCAGCACAACAATGT TGCTTGCAGCAGTTTGCCTGTTCGTGGTATCAG GGGTTTCCACAGACACAGTCACAACCTGTGTTGACAGCAACATTCCCCATCGTCTAGAATGTG AGAATGGAGTGATCAGGGTGCAGTCTGCCCTGTATGGacgtaaaaacaacaaaacctgcAGTGAAGGCAGGCCTCCAAGGGAATTCAGCAACACAGGATGCTCTCAAAATGGAACTGgggattttgtcaaaaacag gtGCAACGGAAAGAAGGTGTGTGAGATCAGCACAAACGATGTGATTTCTCCTGATCCCTGCTATGGAACTTACAAATATCTACAGACTAACTTCACCTGTGTGCCTGCAA TTCACCTCATTGCATGCTACCAGTCTTATGCAAATCTGAATTGCG ataaAGGACGGGTCATATCTGTCCTTGGTGCCTACTTTGGACGTGATAACAAGGCCGTCTGCTATGCCAGCCGACCTCCCTCCCAGGTTGAAAATGTCTACTGCTCCAACTCCACCCAGATAGTCGCTAAAAG TTGTAATGGGAGAAACAGCTGCACCATCAAAGCAAGCGGCTCTGTGTTTGGAGATCCCTGTTTTGGAACATTTAAGTACCTGGAGTTGTCttatgtttgtaaat aa